The Actinotalea sp. JY-7876 sequence CTCGTACGCCGCGACCAGCTCGGCCACGGGCCGCGCCCGGCCCGTGCCGCCGTCGGGGCGCACCGCGGCGTCGTCGTACCAGGAGTTGAAGATCTGCAGGAAGATCCACTGCGTCCAGCGGACGTACTCCGAGTCCGTGGTCGCGAACGTCCGGCGCTCGTCGTGGCCGAGCCCCAGGCGGCGCAGCTGCCGGCGCATGGTGACGATGTTCTCGTCGGTCGTCTTGCGCGGGTGCTGCCCGGTCTGGACCGCGTACTGCTCGGCGGGCAGGCCGAACGCGTCGTAGCCGAGCGCGTGCAGGACGTTCTCGCCGCACATCCGCCGGTAGCGGCCCACGACGTCGGTCGCGATGTAGCCCAGGGGGTGGCCGACGTGCAGCCCGGCCCCCGAGGGGTACGGGAACATGTCCATGATGAAGAACGAGGGCGAGTCCGGGTCCGCGTGACGGCCCTGCGCGTCGGTGAGCGGGCCGCTCGGGTTGGCGGCCCAGAACGTGCCCTCCTCCTCCCACCGGTCCTGCCAGCGCAGCTCGATCTCGGCGGCGAGCGCGGCCGTGTAACGCAGGGGCGCCTCGGGCGGCGTCGGGGCGGAGGCAGCGGGAGCGGGCTCAGGGTTGTGCACCCGCTCAGGTTACCGTCGGCGCACCACTCGGCCCGCGCATATACGCGGGCCCACGCACCCTCCCCTGCGCGGCCGCAGGAAAGGGCGCGTGGGCCGGTCGGTCAGCGGGCGGAGCGGTACTCGAGCGTCAGCGGGCACTGGAACGGGTCGCGCGCGGCCAGGCCGACCTTGTTGAGGTAGGCCACGACGATGGCGTACGAGCGCCACACGCTCGTCTCGGTGTAGTGGATGCCCCGCGACGCGCAGAACTCGCGGACGATCGGCTGCACCTGGCGCAGGTGCGGGCGCGCCATGTTGGGGAACAGGTGGTGCTCGATCTGGTAGTTCAGCCCGCCCATCATGAGGTCGGTGAACCGGCCGCCGCGGACGTTGCGGCTCATGAGCACCTGGCGGCGGAGGAAGTCGATGCGCGCGTCCGGCGGGACGATCGGCATGCCCTTGTGGTTGGGCGCGAACACGGCGCCCATGTAGAGGCCGAACAGCCCGAGCTGCACGCCGAGGAAGGCGAACGCCAGGCCGACCGGCATGGCCCAGAACACCAGCGCGAGGTAGCCCACGAGGCGGATGAGGACGAAGGCGATCTCGATCGGGCGGCGCTTGACCTCGCTCCGGCCGAAGATCGTCTTGATCCCGGAGATGTGCAGGTTCAGGCCCTCGAGCAGCAGGAGCGGGAAGAACAGCCAGCCCTGGCGCTGCGTGAACCACCCCACGAGACCCGAGCGGGGCGCCGGGAGGTCCTCGGTGTGGAACACGAGGGCGCCGGTGGCGATGTCGGGGTCGGCGCCGACCTGGTTCGGCTTGGCGTGGTGGCGGCTGTGCTTGTGCTGCCACCAGCCGTAGCTCATGCCGGCGTAGAGGTTGGCGATGACCAGGCTCGCCCAGTCGTTCCACCGGCCGGACTTGAAGATCTGGCGGTGCGCGGCGTCGTGCCCGAGGAACATCACCTGGCCGAGCACGAGCGCGAGGAGCGCCGCGAGCCCGAGCTGCCACCACGAGTCCCCGAGGAGCACGATGCCGGCCCCGATGCCGACGAGCAGCACGGTGAGCACGGTGAAGCGCGTCCAGTAGTAGCCGTAGCGGCGCCGCATGAGCCCCGCCTCCTGGACGGTGCGGGTCAGGGCCGTGAACTCGCTGACCTGGCGCTCACGCGGGCTCTCGGCCAGCGAGCGGTCGGCGCGGCCGACGGGCGTCTGGGTGGTGGACTCGGCGCCGGTGGGAGGGACGACGTCTGCGCTCATGCATACTTCCCGGTCTGCTGGGGGACAGCGCGGGCCCGGGGGCACCGCACCTAGATCGGTCCGAACCTACGGCACCGTAACCTCCGCCGCCAGGGGTGCGGCCCGACTCCCCGGCGTGTCGCGCCCGAACAGACCGACGGGCTCACGCGAGCGGTCGGACGCGCACCGCCGCAGCGGCGGCGGGCGAGAGCCCTCCCGGTGCCACCAGGACCGCGTCGAGCCGCACGCCGCGCCGCTCGCACTCGCGCAGCACCTGCGGGTCCTCGTCGTCGACGCGCACCACGCGGCCGCGGCGTCCCGGCGCCAGCGTCGCCAGCACGACGGCGTCCGGGCGCTCCACGGTGCCGTCCGCCTGCGGGATCGGGTCGCCGTGGGGATCGCGGCGCGGCCGACCGAGCAGCGCGTCGAGCCGCTCGACGAACACGTCGGAGACCGCGTGCTCGAGCACCTCCGCCTCGTCGTGCACCTCGTCCCACCCGTAGCCGAGCTGCTCCACGAGCCAGGTCTCGATCAGCCGGTGGCGCCGGACGACCCGCAGCGCGATCGCGCGGCCCGCGGCGGTGAGGCGGACCTGCCCGTAGCGCTCGTGCTCGACCCAGCCGCGGGCGACCAGCCGCCCGAGGGTCTCCGAGACCGACGGCGCGCCGACCCCGAGCCGGCGTGCGAGGTGCGAGGTCGTCACCGGCTCGTCCGACCACTCCTGGAGGTTCCAGACGACCTTGAGGTAGTCCTCGGCGACGGCCGTCAGGCCGACCTGCCGCGCCCCGCGCCGCCCCGCCCCGCTCACGCGCCGACCGCCGTGCCCTCGGCGCCCTCGGCGACATCGACGCGGGTCGCTCGCCGCGCGCGGAGCCGCGACGCGGCCCAGGCGAGCCCGAACGCGATGCCCTGGCAGACCACCACGAGGCCCGCCGAGGCGGCGTCGAGCACGTAGCTCGCCCAGATGCCCACGACGGCGCACGCGGCGGCGATCGCGGGCGCGACCACGAGCATCCG is a genomic window containing:
- a CDS encoding acyl-CoA desaturase, with the protein product MSADVVPPTGAESTTQTPVGRADRSLAESPRERQVSEFTALTRTVQEAGLMRRRYGYYWTRFTVLTVLLVGIGAGIVLLGDSWWQLGLAALLALVLGQVMFLGHDAAHRQIFKSGRWNDWASLVIANLYAGMSYGWWQHKHSRHHAKPNQVGADPDIATGALVFHTEDLPAPRSGLVGWFTQRQGWLFFPLLLLEGLNLHISGIKTIFGRSEVKRRPIEIAFVLIRLVGYLALVFWAMPVGLAFAFLGVQLGLFGLYMGAVFAPNHKGMPIVPPDARIDFLRRQVLMSRNVRGGRFTDLMMGGLNYQIEHHLFPNMARPHLRQVQPIVREFCASRGIHYTETSVWRSYAIVVAYLNKVGLAARDPFQCPLTLEYRSAR
- a CDS encoding metal-dependent transcriptional regulator — protein: MSGAGRRGARQVGLTAVAEDYLKVVWNLQEWSDEPVTTSHLARRLGVGAPSVSETLGRLVARGWVEHERYGQVRLTAAGRAIALRVVRRHRLIETWLVEQLGYGWDEVHDEAEVLEHAVSDVFVERLDALLGRPRRDPHGDPIPQADGTVERPDAVVLATLAPGRRGRVVRVDDEDPQVLRECERRGVRLDAVLVAPGGLSPAAAAAVRVRPLA